One segment of Triticum aestivum cultivar Chinese Spring chromosome 2A, IWGSC CS RefSeq v2.1, whole genome shotgun sequence DNA contains the following:
- the LOC123184954 gene encoding origin of replication complex subunit 6 — translation MDMSAIAARLGLSGSRPVVRKAAELRRLCDINFDSSVLGIGEVCKAIICLEIAATKFQVIFDRSEAVRMSGMSEKAFIRSFNALQNGLGVKTTLDVRELGIQFGCVRLIPFVQKGLALYKERFLAALPPSRRSSTDFGRPVFTAAAFYLCAKRHKLKVDKLKLIELCGTSSSEFTTVSTSMGDLCFDVFGIAKEKKDPTSIKGNRELLDVLPSKRKHEDDSDHSDESSGDDNDDELDLPTHKRHKKMEKQAYNQWKSSVISTNKQAKPDPTKPRKQAQLNFKKKLPDAALEVPPPAS, via the exons atggACATGTCGGCGATCGCCGCCCGCCTCGGCCTCTCCGGGTCCCGCCCCGTCGTGCGCAAGGccgccgagctccgccgcctctGCGACATCAACTTCGACTCCTCCGTCCTCGGCATC GGGGAGGTGTGCAAGGCCATCATCTGCCTCGAGATCGCCGCGACCAA GTTTCAAGTGATATTTGATCGGTCGGAGGCGGTGCGGATGAGTGGGATGTCCGAGAAGGCATTCATCAGATCATTCAATGCGCTGCAGAATGGGCTTGGTGTCAA GACGACACTGGATGTGCGTGAATTGGGCATCCAGTTCGGCTGTGTCAGGTTGATACCTTTTGTGCAGAAGGGATTGGCGCT GTACAAAGAACGTTTCCTGGCTGCATTGCCTCCTTCTCGACGCTCAAGCACGGACTTTGGCCGCCCAGTGTTTACTGCAGCAGCATTCTATTTATGTGCGAAGAGGCATAAG CTCAAAGTTGACAAACTGAAGCTAATTGAACTTTGTGGTACATCTAGCTCTGAATTTACAACG GTTTCAACATCCATGGGAGACCTTTGTTTTGATGTTTTTGGGATAGCCAAGGAGAAGAAGGATCCAACCTCCATCAAAGGGAATAGAG AACTGCTGGATGTTTTGCCTAGCAAAAGGAAACATGAGGATGACAGCGATCATTCTGATGAATCATCTggggatgacaatgatgatgagctAGAT CTACCAACCCACAAAAGGCACAAGAAGATGGAGAAACAAGCGTACAATCAGTGGAAGTCTTCAGTTATCTCCACCAACAAGCAAGCCAAACCAG ACCCTACTAAGCCCAGGAAGCAAGCTCAGCTCAACTTCAAGAAGAAACTGCCAGACGCCGCCTTGGAAGTGCCGCCACCAGCTAGCTAA